In the genome of Priestia aryabhattai, the window CGTTTTACCTGCTTGGAAAACGTCAAGGTATGACAAAAGATGTTATTAAAAAACTAACGGAAGAATGTTTGCTTCCTGTAGGATCTATTGTCTTAATTATTGGTGCAGGCGGCGGCTTCAAACAAGTATTAATCGATAGCGGAGTAGGTACAACGATTGGTCAAATGTCTGAACATCTATCTCTATCACCACTTGTACTTGCATTTTTAATTGCTGGGTTAATCCGTATTGCTACAGGTTCAGCAACAGTTGCATTAACAACAGCGGCTGGTATTGTCTCACCCATCATTGAGCACATGTCTGGTGTTAACTTAGAACTTCTTGTTATCGTTACTGGTGCGGGTTCGTTAATGTTCTCTCACGTGAACGATGCTGGCTTCTGGATGGTGAAGGAGTACTTAGGGTTAACAGTGAAAGAAACGTTCAAAACATGGACCGTTCTGGAAACGCTTCTATCCTTTATTGCTTTTGCAGGAGCACTTATTCTAAATGCATTAATTTAAAAATAAGACTCTTTTACTCTATGTAAAAGAGTCTTATTTTTTATAAAAGAAAAGAATCTACAGGAAAAATAATCAAAATATTTTATTTATTCGTTAAATTGTGGCAGAATAGAAATAGAAGAATAATAGCTTCTAAGAAGGGAATGACAGAGAGTGAGTAATCAACTAGTATTTTTCACAAACTTTTCAGAAGGAAAATTAGATTCAGAAGTTTCCTGGTTTTGTCCGCCAGCTCAATTTCAAGTTGATAGAGAAACGAATCGATTAGTGATTAAAACAGACGCTAAAACAGATTTTTGGCAGCGTACTCATTACGGCTTTGAAGCGGACAACGGACACTTTCTTTACCGTGAAGTAGAAGGCGACTTTGAAATTATGACAAAGGTGCATACATATCCGGTTAATCGCTATGATCAAGCAGGTCTCATGATTCGTGTATCAAAAGATACGTGGATTAAAACGTCAGTTGAATACAATCCCGATGGTCCTAACCAATTAGGAGCAGTCGTAACCAACCAGGGTTTCTCAGATTGGTCCAGTCAAAATTTCACTCAAAACAAATCAGCACTTTATTTTAAAATTCAGCGCAAAAATGATGATTACACCGTTTGTTATTCAAGTGATGGAGATTCTTGGACTCAGCTCCGACTCGCTCACTTATTGAACTCATCCAAAGAACCTGTTCAAGTTGGCATTTACGCTTGTAGTCCTCAAGGAGAAGGATATGAAGCCCAATTTGATTTTATAAAAGTAGAAAAAATTTAAATAAAAAACACGATTTAGTCACAGCTAAATCGTGTTTTTTATTTAGAAAGCGCATTATCTAAAGGCTGTGTGGTAGAATCGGGTGTCGGTTGATTGTGTAAAGCAATTTTTTGCTTGAAATAGCTGATGATAAACCCTGTAATGGCAATGGACATAACTGAGAAAATTCCTTTTGAAAGCCCAATTGAATACATGCTCGACAGCACGACAAGGAAATCAAATGAAAAATTCACTTTTCCAGGGTCCCACCCGAATTTTCGCTGCGCGAATAAAGCTAAAATATTAGCGCCGCCGAGAGAAGCTTCGTTCATAAATAAAATAGATAAGCCAAGGCCGGCAATTAGTCCGCCCGTAACAGCACCCATCAGGCTAGGAAGTGTAAAAGAAGGAAGCAAGTGATCTAGTGAAGTGAGAAGCGATAGCAAAGACACTGATCCTATAGTTGTAGTAGTAAATTTCCATCCCATTTGAAAGAAGGAAAAGAGATAAAAAGGAATATTAATGAGAAAAAAGATCACCGCAAACGATAAAGGAAAGGCGTATGACAAGCTAAGAGATAGACCAGCTGTTCCTCCCGTCACTACGTGAGAGTGCCGCAAGATAAGAACACCAATACTTGCAATCGTACATCCAAGAATAATCCATAAAACTTTTCGCATAAATAAACCCCTTTGTTTGTTTTTTTCAGAATTTTCATTTTCAATCATCTGCTTTAATGATAGGATATTAAATAAAGAAAACACATGCATAAATGAAGGAAATAATACTTGTTCTGTTATCAACTTGAATAAAGATTTTATTTATTATATTCATTTTGAAAGGAAAGGTTTGTATGGATCAAATCGATGCACAATTATTGTCTATTTTGCAAAAAGACGGACGTATGACAATTAGTGATTTATCAAAAAAGCTGGCTCTTAGCCGTCCAAGCGTATCAGAAAGGCTGCAGCGTCTTCAGGAACGAGGAGTGATCCAACGTTTCAGCGCTACGGTGTCTCCGAAAGCTTTAGGGAGAGATACACAGCTGTTTATTCAAGTAAGTGAATTAAAAAGAAAACCAGAGGAATTTGAAGACTTTATTGAGCAAAATGAAGATGTGCTTGAATGTCATCGTGTAACGGGGCCGGTTTCTTATTTTATCAAAGCAGCCGTGTCTGGAATGGATGGACTTCGAATGCTAGTGGATGAACTGATCCCTTATGGAAATGTGAATACCTCGATTATTTTAAAGTCGCCTGTAGAAAACAGGATGATTACTCCTGTACAAAAACCAGCCCCATGAGGAGGCCGGTTTTTCGTGTAAGGCATATTAATAAAATCCTTTAATAATATAAAAATGATTTTGCAAAATATCAGGAATTTCTTCTTCTGAAACGTTCCTTTTCGTCTTTTTTTCGCTGTCTGTTACAGTTAGCGTTTCACCAGAGAGCGTAATGCGCCCTGTCGGTGTTGCGATAGTAACAAGACGTTTGTGCACAAACGGAGAATCGGGTGACGTCTGATTGAACTCACACATAGGAGTAAAGTCAGTCAGCTTTGTAGGAATTGTAGACACGCGGTACAGTGTTTTCCATACTCCATCTTCAAAACGTTGCAAATCATACGTATGTTTTGCAACGTTTGTCATGCGGTAAGAGCCGCTTACATCTCTTACCACTTCGCCACTTAGCGGCATTGGTTTGCGAACAGAATCTCCAAATCCAACGTCCACGATGTAAGACTGATTTTCAATCTTTACAAGGTTTGTAGCGTGACTTCCTTCAATGGTCCACGTGCCGTCGGGTTTTTTGACGGTAGCTGAAACGTAGGAGACTTCATATCCGCTTTCTTTTAACAGCCAGCCAAATAGACCGTTTAATTCGTAGCAAAACCCTCCACGTAAATTTACGATTACTTTTTGAAAAATCCGTTTTAAATCAATAACGATAGGGGTTTGAGACAGAACGTCTAAGTTTTCAAAAGGAACATGAAGCATGTGCTTGTTCTGTAAAGTAGCTAAGCTTTCATACGTTGGGCTATCTGGTTTCTTAGCTAAAAATCGACTAAAATAATAATTAATATTCATCAAATGCACCTCTTAGTAAATCATTTCTCTCTGTCTTTAAGAAAACGTTCATCTAACAGTGCGTTTTCGATTGTTTCTTTGGAAACGAATCCTTGAAGTACGCGGCTGCCAATTTTTAAAGTTGGTACTTCCGTTACATGAGCTAAGCTATTTTTATGAACTTGTTCAAACGTCCGGTCTCTTAAGATACGTGTAAATATCTCTTTATCTAAATGCAGGGAATCAGCGATTTCTGCTAAGACTTCAATCTGGCTAATATCTTTTTCATCTTCCCAATAAGCTTTAAATACAGCATCTACATATGCACTTTCTTGACCATGTTTTTTAGCAAAATGAAAGCCTTCATGTGCTAAACGAGTACGTGGGACTGGGGACATGTCCGGCATCTTCATTTCTACGTGTAGCTGTTGTGCTAAAGGCACTATCGATTGATCCCAAGATTCCTCTAATAAACCTTCTATTTGCTCCATCTGTTCAGCTGGCTCAGGACGAAGTTCAAAAGGCTTCCATTCAATCTCAGCTTTTTGTTCTTTAAAGACTTCTCTTAAAGGCTTGGTGGCTAGAAAACATAGTGGACAGACAAAATCAAAATAAAATTCAACATGTGCTTTCATCCCGTCACGCTCCTTTATGGCATGTTTTTATTTTATCAAAAGTAAGGACGATCGTTCCAACTTGGGAACGGTGGAAAAATAGTTGACAAAATTGGATAACTCTTTCTATAATATAGTCAATACATATCACGAGCGATTAGTTCAGTGGGAGAATACATCCTTGACAGGGATGGGGTCGGGGGTTCGAATCCCTCATCGCTCATACCATTGAATTTGTTGCGTTGGTGCTGTTTTTACTAACAGCAAAACCTTCGTAGTGATTCAATCAATCTTTGATGAAAACATTCCTTCATTCTAATTCTAGAATGAAGGAGTGTTTTTTGTTGTCTTCATTTAATTATTTTGACGAAAAATCTCAAGTTAATAAACGACAACCCCATAAGCGAAAAGATGAAAAGATTTTAAAAAAGATTCTGCAAAAGTAATATTTGAGAAATTTATTGAATTTAAATTGTAATATAAAGTAATTTTTATATCGTAGTGAAAATCTATTTGACAAAATACTGTTACTAGGAAGTCTATATATTTAAATAAAACCTTAATACAGCTTTAATTATTATCGATGTTAAAAGGGCTTTTGAAGATGAAAAGTGGGGGATAAGAAATAACCTAAATGTTGAAGACAATATTCAAGTTCTCTTAAAGACATGGAGAGAAAAGAAATACCCAATCATACATATTCAACACTTATCTGATAACGACCATTCAATTTTCCATCCTAGTAAACCAAGCTCAGACTTTAAAGATGTTGTAGTCCCAGCTGAAAACGAAATGATCTTTAAAAGAAAGTGAATAGTGCATTTATAGGAACTGGACTCGAAAAACATTTAAAAGAAAACCAAGTAGAAAAGGTTGTAATAGTGGGGTTAACAACTCCACACTGCGTCTCAACTATTACTCGAATGAGTGGTAATTTAGGATTTGAAACGTATTTAGTATCAGATGCAACAGCTGCATTTGCAATAAAAGGCACAGATAATACGTATTATTCGGCTGAGCAAATACATAATGTGTGATTAGCTACTTTAGACAACGAGTTTGCTACAGTTTTAACCACAAAAGAATTAATCCAAAATTTAGTCGGCAAAATAAAGGCTTAATACTTTTATTTAATTGTATACGCTATACATCCATAGTTAACATAATTCCGCTTCCCGGACCACACCACAAAAAAGAACCCTTGTCGCAGAACGATTCTGCCAAGGGCCCTTTTTCCGGAGTATGCAGCTTTTTATACATCCTTGATTTCTCAACGTTCTTTACAAGGGCATTCGCAAAATACATGTATAAAAAACATACCTTTTATACATATGCTAGTCCCTATAGGAATAGTCTTTATTCCTATGCTTTCTTGTAGTTACATTTTCTATATACAATAAAGGCCCATGAGTCTTCATGGGCTTTTATGTTTCAATTATCTAAGTAACGATATAGAGTAGTCTTACTTATACCTGTAGCTTCTGTTATTTGAGCAATCGTATATTTCTTACTCCAGTACATATCAAGTGCACGATGAACATTATAGTCAGGTTTCTTAGGACGACCGCCACTTTTTCCTTTCAATTTCGCTTCTTCAAGACCAGCTTTTGTACGTTCACTGATGACATCATGTTGAAATTGGCCAATACGTTTAATGGTATTGAAAAACTTTTTTCCTTCTAATGTTGAAGTATCAACATCATCCAGAATAGATACAAAATGAATATGATTTTCAGAAAGATATTCAATTAATTCAATAAGGTGTCGAGTAGAGTCTGCAATACAATAAAATTTATAGACAACTACTGTATCTCCCTCTTGGAGAGAAGCTAACATCTCATCAAATTGCACTCTCTTTTTTAAGGAATTTGTTTTTTCTTGATAAACCTTTTCGCAATTATAGGGTTGCAAAGCCTGTAATTATTTGTCCAAATTTTCATCTTCGCTATATGGACGGGTATAACCAATAATCACTAAACCATCTCCTGCATGGATTGTTTATTTACATTTTACTATTTATTATTAATTTTAGATTGAGCGAACTCCATTAGATCTCACTTTCTTTTACTAAATGTGGAATTTATTTTTAAAAAATTATAGCTTAAATTTTTCAAAAAGACTATTTTTATAAGGGCTAGTATATGCATAAAAGGCTGTTTTTTATGCAAAGAGTCCATACTTAGTCATCATAGAAACTTTGATAAATCAAAGATGTATAAAATTATGTATAAACGAAAATTATGGCAACCAAACGAGCTCTTGTGTATCAAGAGCTCGTTTGGTCACTTGTTTCCGGAAAGAGACATTATGGTAACTAAAAATGTATACTTTTACGGACGGACTATTTAATTTTGTTTCTAAATGTTATATGAGGCTCAGCATATATTTCTCCCTATTATCTACAATAAACTATCTAAATGAAAAATCTCGACATGGTAAAATGTCGAGATTTTTATT includes:
- a CDS encoding DsbA family oxidoreductase, coding for MKAHVEFYFDFVCPLCFLATKPLREVFKEQKAEIEWKPFELRPEPAEQMEQIEGLLEESWDQSIVPLAQQLHVEMKMPDMSPVPRTRLAHEGFHFAKKHGQESAYVDAVFKAYWEDEKDISQIEVLAEIADSLHLDKEIFTRILRDRTFEQVHKNSLAHVTEVPTLKIGSRVLQGFVSKETIENALLDERFLKDREK
- a CDS encoding YitT family protein, coding for MRKVLWIILGCTIASIGVLILRHSHVVTGGTAGLSLSLSYAFPLSFAVIFFLINIPFYLFSFFQMGWKFTTTTIGSVSLLSLLTSLDHLLPSFTLPSLMGAVTGGLIAGLGLSILFMNEASLGGANILALFAQRKFGWDPGKVNFSFDFLVVLSSMYSIGLSKGIFSVMSIAITGFIISYFKQKIALHNQPTPDSTTQPLDNALSK
- a CDS encoding arylamine N-acetyltransferase family protein, whose amino-acid sequence is MNINYYFSRFLAKKPDSPTYESLATLQNKHMLHVPFENLDVLSQTPIVIDLKRIFQKVIVNLRGGFCYELNGLFGWLLKESGYEVSYVSATVKKPDGTWTIEGSHATNLVKIENQSYIVDVGFGDSVRKPMPLSGEVVRDVSGSYRMTNVAKHTYDLQRFEDGVWKTLYRVSTIPTKLTDFTPMCEFNQTSPDSPFVHKRLVTIATPTGRITLSGETLTVTDSEKKTKRNVSEEEIPDILQNHFYIIKGFY
- a CDS encoding Lrp/AsnC family transcriptional regulator, with protein sequence MDQIDAQLLSILQKDGRMTISDLSKKLALSRPSVSERLQRLQERGVIQRFSATVSPKALGRDTQLFIQVSELKRKPEEFEDFIEQNEDVLECHRVTGPVSYFIKAAVSGMDGLRMLVDELIPYGNVNTSIILKSPVENRMITPVQKPAP
- a CDS encoding DUF1349 domain-containing protein, which encodes MSNQLVFFTNFSEGKLDSEVSWFCPPAQFQVDRETNRLVIKTDAKTDFWQRTHYGFEADNGHFLYREVEGDFEIMTKVHTYPVNRYDQAGLMIRVSKDTWIKTSVEYNPDGPNQLGAVVTNQGFSDWSSQNFTQNKSALYFKIQRKNDDYTVCYSSDGDSWTQLRLAHLLNSSKEPVQVGIYACSPQGEGYEAQFDFIKVEKI